In Puntigrus tetrazona isolate hp1 chromosome 7, ASM1883169v1, whole genome shotgun sequence, the following are encoded in one genomic region:
- the gramd2aa gene encoding GRAM domain-containing protein 2A isoform X2, with amino-acid sequence MGCTIYAASSEAPSAEGPEPQRRPHGHSTRTCRTRHRPKNMSDHQDQAEDVGLLTPQDQSEPSKDDDVHFRVHLIDDLSYEDVKKCYRGSTVSKYNAQYHKLFQSVPKEELLMKVYSCALLRDILLQGRLYISRNWLCFYANLFGKDIKVAIPVASVRLVKKHKTAGLVPNGLAITTDSSQKYVFVSLLSRDSVYDVLRRICTHLQVNGKKILSLKQYMEEPNSLSLDEFPVPEVFPVPDEFPPVLKWRRKPSVASVASSLPDLLGNSTSGLSAVDAPFQTDKPLEDQSLETKKILLTEAIPELGQMEYQLLKFFILLIILLILSSCYLAFRVCSLEQQLSFLSNNPALTLRER; translated from the exons ATGGGATGCACTATATACGCAGCCAGTTCTGAGGCTCCTTCAGCGGAGGGGCCTGAGCCGCAGAGACGCCCCCATGGTCACAGCACCAGGACCTGTCGAACCCGTCACCG gccTAAGAACATGAGCGATCATCAGGATCAGGCTGAAGATGTCGGGCTCTTAACTCCTCAAGATCAGTCAGAGCCCTCAAAGGACGATGACGTGCACTTCAG GGTGCACCTGATAGATGATCTGTCATATGAGGACGTGAAGAAATGCTACCGTGGATCT ACCGTCAGCAAGTACAATGCGCAGTACCACAAGCTTTTCCAGAGCGTTCCCAAAGAGGAGCTCCTGATGAAAG TTTACTCCTGCGCCCTGCTGCGAGACATCCTGCTGCAAGGCCGACTCTACATCTCTCGAAACTGGCTGTGTTTCTATGCCAACCTCTTCGGTAAAGACATCAAG GTGGCCATTCCTGTTGCCTCCGTGCGGTTGGTGAAGAAACATAAGACAGCAGGTCTGGTTCCCAATGGCTTGGCTATCACCACAGACAGCAGTCAGAAG TAcgtgtttgtgtctctgctgTCCAGAGATAGTGTCTATGACGTATTGAGACGCATCTGCACACATCTACAG GTCAATGGGAAGAAGATCCTGAGCCTCAAGCAGTACATGGAGGAACCCAACTCTTTATCTCTG GATGAGTTCCCCGTCCCTGAAGTTTTCCCTGTACCAGATGAGTTTCCTCCAGTGCTGAAGTGGAGGAGGAAGCCATCAGTGGCATCTGTAGCTTCATCTCTTCCTGACTTACTGGGAAACTCCACCAGCGGCCTGAGTGCTGTAGACGCCCCCTTCCAGACAGATAAGCCTCTGGAGG ATCAAAGTCTGGAAACCAAGAAGATCCTCCTGACGGAGGCCATACCAGAACTGGGCCAGATGGAGTACCAGCTACTAAAGTTCTTCATCCTGCT CATTATCCTGCTCATCCTGTCGTCGTGTTACCTGGCCTTTCGCGTCTGCAGCCTGGAGCAGCAGCTCTCTTTCCTCAGCAACAACCCCGCGCTGACTCTCAGAGAGAGGTAA
- the gramd2aa gene encoding GRAM domain-containing protein 2A isoform X1: MGCTIYAASSEAPSAEGPEPQRRPHGHSTRTCRTRHRPKNMSDHQDQAEDVGLLTPQDQSEPSKDDDVHFRVHLIDDLSYEDVKKCYRGSTVSKYNAQYHKLFQSVPKEELLMKVYSCALLRDILLQGRLYISRNWLCFYANLFGKDIKVAIPVASVRLVKKHKTAGLVPNGLAITTDSSQKYVFVSLLSRDSVYDVLRRICTHLQVNGKKILSLKQYMEEPNSLSLDEFPVPEVFPVPDEFPPVLKWRRKPSVASVASSLPDLLGNSTSGLSAVDAPFQTDKPLEDQSLETKKILLTEAIPELGQMEYQLLKFFILLIILLILSSCYLAFRVCSLEQQLSFLSNNPALTLRER; the protein is encoded by the exons ATGGGATGCACTATATACGCAGCCAGTTCTGAGGCTCCTTCAGCGGAGGGGCCTGAGCCGCAGAGACGCCCCCATGGTCACAGCACCAGGACCTGTCGAACCCGTCACCG gccTAAGAACATGAGCGATCATCAGGATCAGGCTGAAGATGTCGGGCTCTTAACTCCTCAAGATCAGTCAGAGCCCTCAAAGGACGATGACGTGCACTTCAG GGTGCACCTGATAGATGATCTGTCATATGAGGACGTGAAGAAATGCTACCGTGGATCT ACCGTCAGCAAGTACAATGCGCAGTACCACAAGCTTTTCCAGAGCGTTCCCAAAGAGGAGCTCCTGATGAAAG TTTACTCCTGCGCCCTGCTGCGAGACATCCTGCTGCAAGGCCGACTCTACATCTCTCGAAACTGGCTGTGTTTCTATGCCAACCTCTTCGGTAAAGACATCAAG GTGGCCATTCCTGTTGCCTCCGTGCGGTTGGTGAAGAAACATAAGACAGCAGGTCTGGTTCCCAATGGCTTGGCTATCACCACAGACAGCAGTCAGAAG TAcgtgtttgtgtctctgctgTCCAGAGATAGTGTCTATGACGTATTGAGACGCATCTGCACACATCTACAG GTCAATGGGAAGAAGATCCTGAGCCTCAAGCAGTACATGGAGGAACCCAACTCTTTATCTCTG GATGAGTTCCCCGTCCCTGAAGTTTTCCCTGTACCAGATGAGTTTCCTCCAGTGCTGAAGTGGAGGAGGAAGCCATCAGTGGCATCTGTAGCTTCATCTCTTCCTGACTTACTGGGAAACTCCACCAGCGGCCTGAGTGCTGTAGACGCCCCCTTCCAGACAGATAAGCCTCTGGAGG ATCAAAGTCTGGAAACCAAGAAGATCCTCCTGACGGAGGCCATACCAGAACTGGGCCAGATGGAGTACCAGCTACTAAAGTTCTTCATCCTGCT CATTATCCTGCTCATCCTGTCGTCGTGTTACCTGGCCTTTCGCGTCTGCAGCCTGGAGCAGCAGCTCTCTTTCCTCAGCAACAACCCCGCGCTGACTCTCAGAGAGAG GTAA
- the gramd2aa gene encoding GRAM domain-containing protein 2A isoform X3 produces the protein MGYVERGFGCFPSVRPKNMSDHQDQAEDVGLLTPQDQSEPSKDDDVHFRVHLIDDLSYEDVKKCYRGSTVSKYNAQYHKLFQSVPKEELLMKVYSCALLRDILLQGRLYISRNWLCFYANLFGKDIKVAIPVASVRLVKKHKTAGLVPNGLAITTDSSQKYVFVSLLSRDSVYDVLRRICTHLQVNGKKILSLKQYMEEPNSLSLDEFPVPEVFPVPDEFPPVLKWRRKPSVASVASSLPDLLGNSTSGLSAVDAPFQTDKPLEDQSLETKKILLTEAIPELGQMEYQLLKFFILLIILLILSSCYLAFRVCSLEQQLSFLSNNPALTLRER, from the exons ATGGGATACGTCGAGCGAGGCTTCGGATGTTTCCCGTCCGTCAG gccTAAGAACATGAGCGATCATCAGGATCAGGCTGAAGATGTCGGGCTCTTAACTCCTCAAGATCAGTCAGAGCCCTCAAAGGACGATGACGTGCACTTCAG GGTGCACCTGATAGATGATCTGTCATATGAGGACGTGAAGAAATGCTACCGTGGATCT ACCGTCAGCAAGTACAATGCGCAGTACCACAAGCTTTTCCAGAGCGTTCCCAAAGAGGAGCTCCTGATGAAAG TTTACTCCTGCGCCCTGCTGCGAGACATCCTGCTGCAAGGCCGACTCTACATCTCTCGAAACTGGCTGTGTTTCTATGCCAACCTCTTCGGTAAAGACATCAAG GTGGCCATTCCTGTTGCCTCCGTGCGGTTGGTGAAGAAACATAAGACAGCAGGTCTGGTTCCCAATGGCTTGGCTATCACCACAGACAGCAGTCAGAAG TAcgtgtttgtgtctctgctgTCCAGAGATAGTGTCTATGACGTATTGAGACGCATCTGCACACATCTACAG GTCAATGGGAAGAAGATCCTGAGCCTCAAGCAGTACATGGAGGAACCCAACTCTTTATCTCTG GATGAGTTCCCCGTCCCTGAAGTTTTCCCTGTACCAGATGAGTTTCCTCCAGTGCTGAAGTGGAGGAGGAAGCCATCAGTGGCATCTGTAGCTTCATCTCTTCCTGACTTACTGGGAAACTCCACCAGCGGCCTGAGTGCTGTAGACGCCCCCTTCCAGACAGATAAGCCTCTGGAGG ATCAAAGTCTGGAAACCAAGAAGATCCTCCTGACGGAGGCCATACCAGAACTGGGCCAGATGGAGTACCAGCTACTAAAGTTCTTCATCCTGCT CATTATCCTGCTCATCCTGTCGTCGTGTTACCTGGCCTTTCGCGTCTGCAGCCTGGAGCAGCAGCTCTCTTTCCTCAGCAACAACCCCGCGCTGACTCTCAGAGAGAG GTAA